A part of Perca fluviatilis chromosome 15, GENO_Pfluv_1.0, whole genome shotgun sequence genomic DNA contains:
- the usp31 gene encoding ubiquitin carboxyl-terminal hydrolase 31: MSCKAATKDKKSSFSKKLFRRGSVRSAGSFMSRVLRTLTALSHFGSEVQTEDDKDDGGFSTFKSGCKDVPMDDGDLAGLLSGERVPGVSGLKNHGNTCFMNAILQCLSNTELFAEYLVLEHYKGEELDEDKPKTNGVLLQKKGPLAKGEVTEQLSGLVRALWTFEYTPQHSRDFKNTVSKNATQFKGNAQHDAQEFLLWLLDRVHEDLNTVNPNIRPAIKPPIEEDDQSIEGPSPPLSAGSFVQELFQAQYRSSLTCPHCQKQSNTFDPFLCISLPIPLPHTRPLYVTVVYQGKYSHCMRIGVAVPLNSTVYRLRDAVARETKIPMDQFILTEMYYDGFHRSFCDDDDDLDIIQESDSIFAFETPETFKLENIRTKRGSLLANLNHNNLKYATEISRTPSFMQGAMTPLTASPNKNLGPEKIILLVCNRACTGHQGKRFGLPFVLYMECTVTWDALQKEILEKMRHLLRPGVYIQVGPFSLRVVGVVGITYLLPQDERPLCHPTVERAYKSCGQGGPPHVKIVVEWDKETKDYLFGHTEEEYIPDAESVYLHREQHHQPQACTLAQCFQLYTKEEQLAPDDAWRCPHCKQLQQGRIKLSLWTLPDVLILHLKRFRQEGDRRVKMQNMVRFPLMGMDMAPHVVKRSQSSWSLPSHWSPWRRPYGLGRNPDDYLYDLYAVCNHHGNMHGGHYTAYCKNSIDGQWYCFDDSEVSPVADDDVCQQSAYILFYQRRTVIPSWSANSSVAGSTSSSLCDHWINRLPGSRPASLASGASSRRTSLASLAESVEFPVERNEDDGGFSVRPFVRSIQRQSLSSRSSMASPLAFSESGIKPSWSLSANLHMRSNSPSRFSFDSRCSPPLERIGEACDDKVSTSCFGSYSRHERYFGSRTPLSMMESNVSDQDSNKRFLDMIYCRAPTPVEKKSTKNESTENNNQITAIDQNILPAQATPSKEQKRKSSIGGFALKAEITGSAKSSGKVEQEKTSKKRLCSTHKTCTAETSSSTPVKGKKASNTKEKSVNAKKSTSTPGGTPSKTKEATQPLDATLQRKPFVRSTPQSSASPSPTAKKNSNVTEKSTTSSRKRLVERSYSRDSMHTSPLVDSLRGSLVARSSLSKSGESSRPVRSSSSSSSVTSLRSPSVSTRDLQRSSKSEEKGLSFFKSALRQRESRRSADLGKSTLLAKKASERTCKQNGQAKDIGGDTGKTGEAVSSKTESVETRGGETKSETKESSKPPSSLSRTLLNVGKSKSSTSEVSLKSPSNGKKPLERMASSRKLSSSMQSPARTTKRPQ, from the exons ATGTCTTGCAAAGCCGCAACCAAGGACAAGAAGTCGAGCTTCAGCAAGAAGCTGTTCAGGCGAGGCTCTGTGCGCTCTGCTGGCAGCTTTATGAGCAGAGTCCTGAGGACACTGACAGCGTTATCACACTTCGGATCTGAAGTGCAAACAGAAGATGACAAAGATGATGGGGGATTTTCCACTTTTAAATCTGGCTGTAAAGATGTGCCCATGGATGATGGGGACCTCGCCGGTCTTCTGTCCGGAGAGAGAGTTCCTGGAGTGTCAGGTCTCAAAAACCACGGGAATACCTGCTTCATGAATGCAATTCTGCAGTGTCTCAGTAACACTGAACTCTTTGCTGAGTACCTCGTTTTGGAGCACTACAAAGGCGAGGAGCTGGATGAGGACAAACCAAAGACCAATGGTGTACTTCTGCAGAAGAAGGGTCCTCTGGCCAAAGGAGAAGTCACAGAGCAGCTGTCAGGACTTGTGCGGGCTTTATGGACGTTTGAGTATACCCCGCAGCATAGCAGGGATTTTAAG AATACTGTGTCGAAGAATGCCACCCAGTTCAAAGGGAATGCTCAGCATGATGCTCAGGAGTTTCTGCTGTGGCTGCTGGACAGAGTACACGAGGACCTCAACACAGTCAACCCCAACATCCGGCCTGCTATAAAG CCACCTATTGAAGAAGACGATCAAAGCATAGAGGGTccatctcctcccctctccGCTGGCTCGTTTGTACAAGAACTGTTTCAGGCTCAGTACAG GTCTTCTCTTACATGCCCACATTGCCAGAAGCAGAGCAATACGTTTGATCCCTTCCTGTGCATCTCCTTACCGATCCCACTGCCACACACACG GCCCCTGTATGTGACCGTGGTCTATCAGGGGAAGTACTCTCACTGCATGAGGATCGGAGTTGCTGTTCCCCTCAACAGCACCGTCTACCGCCTCAGAGATGCTGTGGCACGTGAGACTAAGATCCCAATGGACCAG tTTATTTTGACTGAAATGTACTATGATGGTTTTCATCGTTCgttttgtgatgatgatgatgatcttgACATCATTCAAGAGAGTGATTCCATATTTGCCTTCGAGACACCAGAGACCTTCAAACTGGAAAACATACGCACAAAAAGAG GAAGTCTTCTGGCAAACTTGAATCATAACAACTTGAAGTATGCGACAGAAATCAGCAGGACTCCATCTTTCATGCAAGGGGCCATGACTCCTTTAACTGCATCACCTAATAAAAACCTGGGACCAGAAAAGATTATCCTTCTGGTGTGTAACAGGGCTTGTACCGGCCACCAAGGAAAGAG GTTCGGACTGCCTTTTGTACTGTACATGGAGTGCACTGTGACCTGGGATGCTCTACAGAAAGAGATCCTGGAGAAAATGCGTCATCTTTTGAGGCCAGGGGTATACATTCAG GTTGGACCTTTCAGTCTTCGGGTGGTTGGCGTCGTTGGTATCACCTACCTCCTTCCTCAAGATGAGCGACCACTGTGTCACCCAACTGTGGAAAG AGCATACAAATCCTGTGGACAAGGGGGGCCACCACATGTGAAGATTGTGGTAGAGTGGGACAAAGAGACCAAGGACTA TCTGTTTGGACACACTGAGGAGGAGTACATTCCTGATGCTGAGAGCGTGTATCTGCACAGGGAACAACATCATCAGCCGCAGGCCTGCACTCTTGCTCAGTGCTTTCAGCTCTACACTAAGGAGGAGCAG ctggCCCCAGACGATGCCTGGCGCTGTCCCCACTGCAAGCAGCTGCAGCAGGGCCGCATTAAGCTCAGCCTGTGGACGCTGCCGGATGTGCTCATACTGCATCTCAAGAGGTTCAGACAG GAGGGGGACCGGAGGGTGAAGATGCAAAACATGGTGAGGTTCCCGCTGATGGGCATGGACATGGCACCTCATGTGGTTAAGAGAAGCCAGAGCAGCTGGAGTTTACCTTCTCATTGGTCGCCATGGAGACGTCCATATGGCCTGGGAAGGAACCCAGATGACTACCTGTATGACCTGTATGCTGTGTGCAACCACCATGGAAACATGCATGGAGGCCACTACACAG CATACTGTAAGAACTCTATCGATGGTCAGTGGTACTGCTTTGATGACAGCGAGGTTTCACCAGTAGCTGACGATGACGTGTGTCAGCAGTCGGCCTATATACTGTTCTACCAGCGGAGGACAGTTATTCCCTCCTGGTCAGCCAACAGCTCTGTTGCTG GTTCCACTAGTTCGTCCCTTTGTGACCACTGGATCAACAGGTTGCCTGGCAGTAGGCCTGCTAGCTTAGCCTCTGGAGCCTCATCCAGACGCACCTCTCTGGCATCACTGGCTGAGTCAGTAGAGTTTCCAGTAGAACGTAATGAAGATGATG gAGGATTCTCTGTGCGCCCTTTTGTGAGGAGCATTCAGCGTCAAAGCTTGTCCTCCAGGTCGTCCATGGCTAGCCCTTTAGCCTTCAGCGAAAGTGGGATAAAGCCTTCTTGGTCTCTCTCTGCAAATCTGCACATGAGATCTAACTCGCCCTCACGTTTCTCCTTCGACTCTCGATGTTCTCCTCCTCTAGAGAGGATAGGCGAGGCCTGTGATGACAAAGTTTCCACGTCCTGTTTTGGCAGCTACAGTAGACATGAACGCTACTTTGGCAGCAGGACTCCCCTGTCTATGATGGAGAGCAATGTCAGTGACCAGGACAGCAATAAAAGGTTCCTAGACATGATCTACTGCAGGGCTCCCACTCCAGTGGAAAAGAAGAGCACCAAAAATGAGTCAACTGAAAACAACAACCAGATTACAGCTATAGACCAAAACATTCTACCCGCCCAAGCTACCCCCTCCAAAGAACAGAAACGTAAGAGTAGTATCGGAGGATTCGCTTTAAAGGCAGAAATCACAGGCTCCGCAAAGAGTTCCGGCAAAGTGGAGCAAGAGAAAACGTCCAAAAAACGTTTGTGCTCAACCCATAAGACCTGCACTGCTGAGACTTCTTCCAGTACACCTGTGAAAGGCAAAAAGGCAAGCAATACTAAAGAAAAGAGTGTAAATGCCAAGAAAAGCACCTCAACACCCGGTGGAACTCCCTCCAAAACAAAGGAGGCAACTCAACCCCTAGATGCCACGCTGCAACGTAAGCCATTCGTCCGCTCCACACCTCAGTCCTCAGCTTCTCCCTCGCCAACTGCAAAGAAGAATTCCAATGTCACTGAGAAAAGCACCACGAGTAGTCGGAAAAGGCTGGTAGAAAGGAGCTACAGCAGAGATTCTATGCACACTAGTCCCCTGGTTGACAGTCTCCGCGGCAGCTTGGTAGCGCGCTCTTCACTGTCTAAGAGTGGGGAAAGCAGCCGGCCTGTGAGGAGCTCCAGCAGCAGCTCTTCTGTCACTAGCCTACGCTCACCCAGCGTATCCACCAGAGacctgcagcgcagcagcaaaTCTGAGGAAAAAGGGTTGTCTTTCTTCAAAAGTGCCCTCCGACAAAGGGAAAGCCGCCGGTCGGCTGATTTAGGAAAAAGCACCCTGCTTGCCAAAAAGGCCTCAGAGAGGACATGCAAGCAGAATGGACAAGCCAAGGACATCGGTGGTGATACTGGAAAGACAGGAGAAGCTGTGTCTTCAAAGACTGAATCTGTAGAGACTCGTGGAGGTGAGACAAAGTCCGAGACAAAGGAGTCTTCCAAGCCCCCCAGCTCTCTCAGTCGCACTCTATTAAACGTTGGCAAGTCCAAGTCTTCCACTTCTGAAGTAAGTCTCAAGTCTCCCTCTAACGGGAAGAAGCCTCTTGAAAGGATGGCATCTTCCCGAAAGCTGTCCTCAAGCATGCAATCTCCTGCACGTACAACAAAGAGGCCTCAATGA